The DNA sequence cagtagtactgactgtgccagtagtactgactgtggcagtagtactgactgtggcagtagtactgactgtggcagtagtactgacggtggcagtagtactgacggtaccagtagtactgacggtggcagtagtgctgactgtggcagtagtgctgactgtggcagtagtactgactgtggcaataGTGCTTACTGTGGCAgtattactgactgtggcagtagtactgactgtggcagcagtactgacggtggcagtagtactgactgtggcagttgtactgactgtggcagtagtactgacggtggcagtagtccTGACTGTGGCaatagtgctgactgtggcaatAGTGcttactgtggcagtagtactgactgtggcagtagtactgacggtggcagtagtactgacggtggcagtagtactgacggtggcagtattactgactgtggcagtagtactgactgtggcagtagtactgactgtggcagtagtactgactgtggcagtaatgCTGATTGTagaagtagtactgactgtggcagtagtactgactgtggcagtagtactgactgtggcagtagtactgattgtggcagtagtgctgactgtggcagtagtactgactgtggcagtagtactgactgtggcagtagtactgactgtggcagtagtactgacggtaacagtagtactgactggGGCAGTAGTATTGACGgtaacagtagtactgactgtggcagtagtgctgactgtggcagtagtgctgactgtggcagtagtactgattgtggcagtagtactgactgtggcagcagtactgactgtggcagtagtactgactgcagcagtagtactgactgtggcagtagtactgactgtggcagtagtatttactgtggcagtagtactgacggtaacagtagtactgactgtgaaagtagtactgactgtggcagtagtactgactgtggcagtagtactgacagtgacagtagtactgactgtgacaGTAGCacagactgtggcagtagtactgactgtggcagtagtactgactgtggcagtagtactggctgtagcagtagtactgactgtggcagaagtactgactgtggcagtagtgctgaccgtggcagtagtactgacggtggcagtagttcTGACTGTGGCAGTACTACTGACTGTGGaaatagtactgactgtggcagtagtactgactgtggcagttgtactgactgtggcaatagtactgactgtggcagtagtactgactgtggcagtagtactgactgtggcagtagtcctgacggtggcagtagtactgactgtggcagtagtactgactgtggcagtagtactgactgtggcagtagtactgactgtggcagtagtactgactgtggcagtagtactgactgtggcagtagtactgacggtggcagtattactgacggtggcagtagtactgacggtggcagtagtgctgacggtggcagtagtgctgactgtggcagtagtactgactgtggcaataGTGCCTACTCTGGCAGTAGTaccgactgtggcagtagtactgactgtggcagtagtactgacggtggcagtagtactgactgtggcagtagtactgacggtggcagtagtactgacggttgcagtagtactgacggtggcagtattactgactgtgttagtagtactgactgttgcagtagtactgactgtggcagtagtactgactgtggcagtaatgCTGACTGTagaagtagtactgactgtggcagtagtactgactgtggctgtAGTACTGACTGTGACAGTAATGCTGACTGTagaagtagtactgactgtggcagtagtcctgactgtggcagtagtactgactgtggcagtaatgctgactgtggcagtagtactgactgtggcagtagtactgactgtggcagtaatgCTGACTGTagaagtagtactgactgtggcagtagtgctgactgtggcagtagtactgactgtggcagtagtgctgactgtggcagtagtactgactttggcagtagtactgacggtggcagtattactgactgtggcagtagtactgactgtggcagtagtactggcggtggcagtagtactgacggtggcagtattactgactgtggcagtagtactgactgtggcagtagtactgactgtggcagtagtactgactgtggcagtagtactgactgtggcagtagtactgacggtggcagtagtactgacggtggcagtagtactgacggtaacagtagtactgacggtagcagtagtactgactgtggcagtagtactgactgtggcagtattactgactgtggcagtattactgactgtggcagtagtactgactgtggcagtagtactgacggtggcagttgtactgactgtggcagtagtactgacggaggcagtagtactgactgtggcagttgtactgactgtggcagtagtactgacggtggcagtagtactgactgtggcagtagtactgactgtggcagtagtactgactgtggcagtagtactgacggtaacagtagtactgacggtggcagtagtactgactgtggcagtagtactgactgtggcagtagtactgacggtggcagtattactgactgtggcagtattactgactgtggcagtagtactgactgtggcagtattactgactgtggcagttgggcttactgtggcagtagtactgactgtggcagtagtactgactgtggcagtagtactgacggtggcagtattactgactgtggcagtataactgactgtggcagtagtactgactgtggcagtagtactgactgtggcagtattactgactgtggcagtagtactgactgtggcagtattactgactgtggcagtattactgactgtggcagtagtactgactgtggcagtagtactgacggtggcagtagtactgactgtggcagtagtactgacggtggcagtagtactgactgtggcagtagtactgactgtggcagtagtactgacggtgacagtattactgactgtggcagtattactgactgtggcagtagtactgactgtggcagtattactgactgtggcagtatggctgactgtggcagtattactgactgtggcagtagtactgactgtggcagtagtactgacggtggcagtagtactgactgtggcagtattactgactgtggcagtattactgactgtggcagtagtactgactgtggcagtaatgCTGACTGTagaagtagtactgactgtggaagtagtactgactgtggcagtagtactgactgtggcagtagtactgacggtatCAGTAGGGCTGACAGTGGCAGAAgtcctgactgtggcagtagtactgattgtggcagtagtactgactgtgccagtagtactgactgtggcagtagtactgactgtggcagtagtactgacggtggcagtagtactgactgtggcagtagcacTGACGgtaacagtagtactgactgtgacaGTAGTACTGActatggcagtagtgctgactgtggcagtagtgctgactgtggcagtagtacagactgtggcagtagtactgacggtggcagtagtgctgacggtggcagtagtgctgactgtggcagtagtactgactgtagcAATAGTGCTTACTCTGGCAGTAGTaccgactgtggcagtagtactgactgtggcagtagtaccgactgtggcagtagtactgactgtggcagtagtactgacggtggcagtagtactgactgtggcagtagtactgacggtggcagtagtccTGACTGTGGCaatagtgctgactgtggcaatAGTGcttactgtggcagtagtactgactgtggcagtagtactgacggtggcagtagtactgacggttgcagtagtactgacggtggcagtattactgactgtggcagtagtactgactgttgcagtagtactgactgtggcagtagtactgactgtggcagtaatgCTGACTGTagaagtagtactgactgtggcagtagtactgactgtagcagtagtactgactgtgacaGTAATGCTGACTGTagaagtagtactgactgtggcagtagtcctgactgtggcagtagtactgactgtggcagtaatgctgactgtggcagtagtactgactgtggcagtagtactgactgtggcagtaatgCTGACTGTaaaagtagtactgactgtggcagtagtgctgactgtggcagtagtactgactgtggcagtagtgctgactgtggcagtagtactgactttggcagtagtactgacggtggcagtattactgactgtggcagtagtactgactgtggcagtagtactggcggtggcagtagtactgacggtggcagtattactgactgtggcagtagtactgactgtggcagtagtactgactgtggcagtagtactgactgtggcagtattactgactgtggcagtagtactgactgtggcagtagtactgacggtggcagtagtactgacggtggcagtagtactgacggtaacagtagtactgacggtagcagtagtactgactgtggcagtagtactgactgtggcagtattactgactgtggcagtattactgactgtggcagtagtactgactgtggcagtagtactgacggtggcagttgtactgactgtggcagtagtactgacggaggcagtagtactgactgtggcagttgtactgactgtggcagtagtactgacggtggcagtagtactgactgtggcagtagtactgactgtgacagtagtactgactgtggcagtagtactgacggtaacagtagtactgacggtggcagtagtactgacggtggcagtagtactgactgtggcagtagtactgactgtggcagtagtactgacggtggcagtattactgactgtggcagtattactgactgtggcagtagtactgactgtggcagtattactgactgtggcagttgggcttactgtggcagtagtactgactgtggcagtagtactgactgtggcagtagtactgacggtggcagtataactgactgtggcagtataactgactgtggcagtagtactgactgtggcagtagtactgactgtggcagtattactgactgtggcagtagtactgactgtggcagtattactgactgtggcagtattactgactgtggcagtagtactgactgtggcagtagtactgacggtggcagtagtactgactgtggcagtagtactgacggtggcagtagtactgactgtggcagtagtactgactgtggcagtagtactgacggtggcagtattactgactgtggcagtattactgactgtggcagtagtactgactgtggcagtattactgactgtggcagtatggctgactgtggcagtattactgactgtggcagtagtactgactgtggcagtagtactgacggtggcagtagtactgactgtggcagtattactgactgtggcagtattactgactgtggcagtagtactgactgtggcagtaatgCTGACTGTagaagtagtactgactgtggaagtagtactgactgtggcagtagtactgactgtggcagtagtactgacggtatCAGTAGGGCTGACAGTGGCAGAAgtcctgactgtggcagtagtactgattgtggcagtagtactgactgtgccagtagtactgactgtggcagtagtactgactgtggcagtagtactgacggtggcagtagtactgactgtggcagtagcacTGACGgtaacagtagtactgactgtgacaGTAGTACTGActatggcagtagtgctgactgtggcagtagtgctgactgtggcagtagtacagactgtggcagtagttctgACAGTGGTAGTAGTTCTGACGATAATAGTAGTACTGACGGTAACAGTAGCactgactgttgcagtagtactgactgtggaaaAAGTACTaattgtggcagtagtactgactgtggcagtagtactgactgtggcagtagtactgactgtggaaaAAGTACTaattgtggcagtagtactgactgtggcagttgtACTTACTGTGGCAGTATTACTGACGGTAACAGAAgttctgactgtggcagtagtgctgactgtggcagtagtgctaactgtggcagtagtactgactgtggcagtagtactcacCGTGGCAGtaggtgtgactgtggcagtaggtgtgactgtggcagtaggtgtgactgtggcagtagtactgactgtggcagtcgcactgtggcagtagtactgactgtatcagtagtactgactgtggcagtagtactgacggtggcagtagtgctgactgtggcagtagtactgactgtggcagtagcactgtctgtggcagtagtactgactgtatcagtagtactgactgtggcagtagtattgactgtggcagtagtattgactgtggcagtagtactgactgtggcagtagtactgac is a window from the Procambarus clarkii isolate CNS0578487 unplaced genomic scaffold, FALCON_Pclarkii_2.0 HiC_scaffold_1348, whole genome shotgun sequence genome containing:
- the LOC138362152 gene encoding dentin sialophosphoprotein-like; amino-acid sequence: ITDCGSSTDCGSNADCRSSTDCGSSTDCGSSTDCGSSTDGISRADSGRSPDCGSSTDCGSSTDCASSTDCGSSTDCGSSTDGGSSTDCGSSTDGNSSTDCDSSTDYGSSADCGSSADCGSSTDCGSSTDGGSSADGGSSADCGSSTDCSNSAYSGSSTDCGSSTDCGSSTDCGSSTDCGSSTDGGSSTDCGSSTDGGSSPDCGNSADCGNSAYCGSSTDCGSSTDGGSSTDGCKVVLTVAVVLTVAVVLTVAVMLTVAVVLTVAVVLTVAVIITDCGSSTDCGSNADCRSSTDCGSSTDCGSSTDCGSSTDGISRADSGRSPDCGSSTDCGSSTDCASSTDCGSSTDCGSSTDGGSSTDCGSSTDGNSSTDCDSSTDYGSSADCGSSADCGSSTDCGSSSDSGSSSDDNSSTDGNSSTDCCSSTDCGKSTNCGSSTDCGSSTDCGSSTDCGKSTNCGSSTDCGSCTYCGSITDGNRSSDCGSSADCGSSANCGSSTDCGSSTHRGSRCDCGSRCDCGSSTDCGSSTDCGSSTDCGSSTDGGSRADSGRSPDCGSSTDCGSSTDCASSTDCGSSTDCGSSTDGGSSTDCGSSTDCNSSTDCDSSTDYGSSADCGSSADCGSSTDCGSSSDSGSSSDDNSSTDGNSSTDCRSSTDCGKSTNCGSSTDCGSSTDCGSSTDCGSSTDCGKSTNCGSSTDCGSCTYCGSITDGNRSSDCGSSADCGSSANCGSSTDCGSSTHCGSSSCDCGSSTNSASSTDSASSTDSSSSTDCGNSTDSGKSTDSASSTDCGSSTDFASSTDCGSSTDRGSSTDCGSSTDGGSSTDCCSSTDSASSTDSASCTDCGSSTDCGSSTDSASSTDCGSSTDCGSSTDCGSSPDGGSSADCGNSAYCGSSTDCGSSTDCGSNADCRSSTDCGSSTDCGSSTDCGSNSASSTDSASSTDSASSTDSVSSTDSASSTDSGSSTNSASSTDCGSSTDSASSTDSGNSTNSASSTDCGSSTDCGSSTDCGSSTDC